TTGTCGTTCTGCCGATGCGCCGCGGCTCAGTACGCCCCGCGCGATTCAGGCGGCACGGGGGTGGCAACCGGCGCGCCGAGGAAGTCGGCCGCCAGCTTGCGCGCAGCGCCCGCGTACAGCAGCACGTCGACGCCAACGGCGACGAAGGTGCAGCCGAGTTCGAGATAGCGGCGCGCCAGCTTCGGATCTGAAGTCAGCGTGCCCGCGGCCTTGCCGGAGGCCACGATGGTCCGCATCGCACCTTCGATGGCCGCCTGCACCTCGGGGTGGCCGGGCCGGCCGCGATGGCCCATCGAGGCTGCGAGATCTGCGGGGCCGATGAACACGCCGTGCACGCCATCGACCTCGCAGATCGACGCGAGGTTGCCCAGCGCCTGCACCGTCTCAGCCTGCACCAGCAGGCAGACTTCGTCGTCGGCCGCATCGAGGTAGTCGGTGCGCGCACTCCACTGCGACGCGCGTCCGACCGCGCTGCCCACGCCGCGAATGCCGCGCGGCGGATAGCGCGTGGCCGATACCAGCGCACGCGCCTGCTCGGCGGTGTCGACCATCGGCACCAGCAGGTTCTTCGCTCCGATGTCGAGCAGCTGCTTGATGAGCGCGGTGTCGCCCTGCACGGCGCGCACCACGGGCTGGGCCCGATGCGGCGCCACCGCCTGTAACGCGGCGAGCGTCGAGCGCAGGTCGTTGGGGGCGTGTTCGCCGTCGATCAGCAGCCAGTCGAAGCCGGCGGTTGCGCTGACCTCGGCCATGTATGGATCGGCCATCGAAAGCCAGAGGCCGACCTGCGACTGGTTTGCGGCCAGGGCCGCCTTGAAGGGGTTGTGAGCGGGCATGTGGGATCTGTCGAAGAGTGGTGATGAATTGGCGCCGGCCGTCAGTCCAGCTGCCCCTGGCACGCGTACTTGGTGTGCAGGTAGTCGTCCAGCCCGTGGACCGAACCCTCGCGGCCGTAGCCCGAGTCCTTCACGCCACCGAAGGGCGCAGCCTCGGCTGCCAGGGCACCTTCGTTGATGCCGACGATGCCGGTCTCCAGCGCATCGGCCACGCGCCAGATGCGGCGCACATCGCGTGAATAGAAATACGCGGCCAGGCCGAAGGGCGTGTCGTTCGCCTGCGCGATCACCTCGGCCTCGCTCGAGAAGCGCGTCAGGGGCGCGACCGGGCCGAAGGTCTCTTCGCAGGCGCAGGCCATGGTGGCGTCGGCATCGGCGAGCACGGTTGGCGCGAAGTAGTTCGCGCCGAGTTCGGGCAGCCGCGTGCCGCCGGTGAGCACGCGCGCGCCGCGCGCCACAGCGTCCTGCACGTGGCGCTCGATCTTCTCGACCGCGCGTGCGTTGATCATCGGCCCGATCTGCGAGGCCGCATCGCTGGCCGGGCCAACGCGCAGCGCCGCCACGCGTGCAACCAGCAGTTCGGCAAAACGCTCGTGCACTGCCTCGTGCACGAAGACCCGGTTGGGGCACACGCAGGTCTGGCCGCCGTTGCGGAACTTGGCGGCCATCAGGCCTTCCACCGCGGCTTCGATGTCTGCATCTTCGAACACGATGAACGGCGCATTGCCGCCGAGTTCGAGCGAAAGCTTCTTGAGCGTGTCGGCCGAACGGCGTGCGAGGTGCTTGCCCACCGGCGTGGAGCCAGTGAAGGTGATCTTGCGCACGCGCGCATCGTCGAGCCAGGCATCGACCACCTCGGGCGTGTGCTCGCGCGATGCCGTCACGATGTTCAGCACGCCCGGCGGCACGCCGGCTTCGGCGGCCAGCGCCACGAGGGCCAGCGAAGTCAGCGGCGTGTCCTCGGCCGGCTTGCACACCACGGTGCAGCCCGCGGCAAGCGCCGGAGCGATCTTGCGCGCGATCATCGCGGCCGGAAAATTCCACGGCGTGATCGCCGCGACCACGCCGACCGGTTCGCGCAGCGCGAACATGCGCCGGCCCGGCACGGGCGCCGGAATGACGTCGCCGTTGGCGCGCGTGGCTTCTTCGGCAAACCATTCGATGTAGCTGGCCGCATAGGCAACTTCGCCGTGGCCCTCGGCCAGCGGCTTTCCTTGCTCGCGCGAGATGAGCCGCCCCAGGTCTTCCTGATGCGACATCACAAGGTCGTTCCAGCGCTTGAGGATTTGCGCGCGCTGCTTGGCGGGCGTCTTGCGCCAGGCGGGGAAGGCGGCATGCGCGGCATCGACGGCCGCGCGCGAGTCGATTGCATTGGAGTCGGGCACCTGCGCGATGAGGGCGCCGGTGGCCGGGTCGGTCACATCGAGCGTGCGGCCGGAAGCGGAGCGCAACCATTCGCCGGCGATGAAGTTGGCCGTGCGTTGCAGGTTGGGGCGCGAGAGGGTCAGGGGCATGGAGAGAAGAAGAAAGGAGGAAAGAAGGCAGTCAGCTCACGATGCCCAGGTGCCACGGCACGAACTCGTGGTCGCCCAGGCCCAGCGTCTCGCTCTTGGTCGGCTCGCCCGAAGCGTGGCGCAGGATCTGCTCGAAGATCTGCTGGCCCAGTTCGGGCACGGAGAGTTCGCCATCGATCACCACGCCGCAGTTGATGTCCATGTCTTCCTCGAGGCGGCGGAACATCGGCGTGTTGCTCGCGAGCTTGATCGTCGGCGCGGGCTTGCTGCCGAACATCGAGCCGCGTCCGGTGGTGAAGCAGATCAGCTGCGCGCCGCTGGCGATCTGCCCCGTTGCGGCCACCGGGTCGTAGCCCGGCGAGTCCATGAAGACGAAGCCGGGCTCGTCGATGGGCTCGGCGTATTCGTACACCGCGCGCAGCGGCGTGGTGCCGCCCTTCATCGCGGAGCCCAGCGATTTCTCGAAGATGTTGGCCAAGCCGCCGGCCTGGTTGCCGTGGCCCACCACGCCGTTGAATTGCGCGTTCTGGCCAGCCGCGTAGCGCTCCCACCATGCGAGCCGGTCGAGCAGCTTCTGCCCGACCTCCGGCGTTGCGGCGCGGCGCGTGAGCATGAATTCCACGCCGTGGATCTCGGGCGTCTCCGACAGGATGGCCGTGCCACCGTGGCGCACCAGCACGTCCATCGCCGCGCCCAGAGCCGGGTTGGCGGTGATGGCCGAGAAGCCATCGGAGCCGCCGCATTCGAGCCCGATCTTCAGGTGGTGCGCGCCCACGCGCGTGCGCCGCGCGGCGTTGGCCTCGGGCAGCATTTCTTCGATGGCGCGGATGCCGGCCTCGATGGTCTGGCGCGTGCCGCCCACCTCCTGCATCACCAGCGTGCGCATCAGTCGGCCCGCTTCGAGCCCTTGCGAATCGACCAGCGCATCGACCTGGTTGCGCTCGCAGCCCAGGCCCACGATCAGCACGCCGGCCAGGTTCGGGTGTCGCGCATAGCCCGCCAGTGTGCGGCGCAGCACGTCGAAATGCTCGCTCGGCGACGACATGCCGCAGCCACTGGTCTGCGCGAAGGCGGCCACGCCATCCACGTTGGGAAAGGCAGCCATGCGCTCGGACGTGAAGTGCGCGGCAATGCGCTTGATGACCGTGGCCGAGCAGTTCACCGACGACAGGATGCCGATGAAGTTGCGCGTACCGACCCCGCCGCCGGCTCGCTCGAAGCCCATGAAGGTCGCGCGCTCGGCAACTGGTACGAAGTCCACCGGGCGCACGTCCTGGCAGAAGGCCGGATCGCGGTAGCTGTCGACCAGCGTGAGGTTGTGGCTGTGTACGTAGTCGCCGGCCTGCAGGTCGCGCGAAGCCACCCCGATCACCGTGTCGTACTTCTTCACTTCCTCGCCGGCCGCAATGGCGCGCGACGCGATCTTGTGGCCGGCGGGAATCTGCGCCCTGGCGCGCACGCCGAATTCGGCGATGGTCTCGCCCAGGGCAATGGCGCTCTTGGCGACCAGCACGTTGTCGTTCGGGTGCAGGCGAAGCAGGGGGCTGTCGTTCATGGCGTGGCGTGGGGTTGCTTCGAGCAGGTTCGGATGCCGGTGGGCGAAGGCTTCATCAGCCCTTTTCCATCAGCTCCTTGAGGTTGAGCTTGCGGATCAGGTCGGTCTCTTGCCGGTACACGGTCTGCACGTACTTCTGGTAGTCGGGGCCGTCCTGGTACATGACGGGCGCATCGATGCTTTCCGCCACCTTGCGGAATTCTTCGCTGTTGACGGCTGTGCGGAACGCATCGCGCAGCCGCTTCTCGACTGCGGGCGGCAGGCCTTTGGGCGCACCGATACCGTTGGGCGCTTCCACCACCACGTCGAAGCCGAGTTCCTTGAGCGTGGGCGTGTCCTTGAAGCGCGGCGTGCGCGCCTCGCCCCAGGTGGCGAGCAGGCGCAGCTTGCCGCTTTCGACGTGCGGCGCCCACGAGCTGCTGTCGGCCAGCATGTCGACCTGTTCGCCCAGCACGTCCTGCAGCGCGGCCGAACCGCCCTTGTAGGCGATGGCGTTGAACTTCACGCCGGCGGCCTGCGCGAACTGTTCCATGCCCACGTGCGTGGCGCCGCCGATGCCGGCATGCGCATAGGTGATGGTGCCGGGGTGGGCCTTGGCCTGCGCCACCGCGTCGCGCAGCGACTTGAATGGTGAGCGCGCCGGCACGGCAATGCCGAAGGTCTGGCCTGAAGTGCGCGCGAGGTAGGTGAGGTCTTTCAGCGGATCGAGTTGCACGGTGCCGATCTGGGAGAAGCGCGTGACCGAGATCGGTATCTGGCCGATGGTGTAGCCGTCTGGCCGCGCCGAGGCCAGGGCCTTGGTGCCGATCATTCCCGAGGCACCTGCGCGGTTTTCCAGCGCAATGGGCTGCCCGAGTTCGCGTGCGGCGATCTGGCAGATGATGCGCATCGACCGGTCGGCCGTGCCGCCCGCGGGCCACGGGCAGATGAATGTGAGGGGGCGTTCGGGGTAGTCGGCGGCCAGCGCGCGAGCGGGGGCGGTGGCGAGCGCGGCGGCGCCAAGACCGCCCAGCACGAGCTGACGCCGCGCCATGTTGCGAGGGGTTTTCATCGTTGTCTCCAGAAATCGTTGTTCGGCAAGCACAGCGGATTCTTCCGGAGACAATCATTGCCATCCAATGAAATAGCGGACTCTCTTCATGAGCTCCAGGTTATGAAGAAGAAAGCCCGCTCAAAACCCCTGCGACCCCATGAGCCAGATCGACCGCGTTCTTCGTTCCAACCTCAAGCTGCGTCATCTGCAACTGCTGGTGGCGTTGGATGAGTTCCGCCACCTCGGGCGGGTTTCGGAGTTTCTTTCGATCACGCAGCCGGCCGTTTCGAAGATGCTGGCAGAGATCGAGCGCATGTTCGATCTGAAACTGTTCACGCGCTCCACGCGCGGCACCGAGCCCACGCCCTTCGGCGTCACGGTGGTGCGCTTTGCGCGCTCGGTGCTGGCCGACTACCAGCGCACGCGCGACGAGATCGACGCCGTGGCCAGCGGCGGTGCCGGCCGCACCAGCGTGGGCGCGATGGTGGTGGCCACGCCGAGCCTGCTCGTCAAGGCCATCCAGCAGCTCAAGAAGCAGTCGGCACTGACCACCGTGATGGTGGAAGAGGGCGACCTCACACGGCTGCTCCCCCGCCTGCGCGTGGGCGAACTCGACCTGATCGTCGGCCGGCTGGAGCCCGGCTATGCCTCGCCGGACCTGGAGACCGAGGCCCTCTACACAGAGCCGATGTGCATCGTGGTGAGCCCCGGGCATCCGTTGGCGCAGGCTGCCAGGCCGAGCTGGAAGATGCTCGCCGAACTGCCCTGGGTGGTGCCCCCGCCGTGGGCTTCGTCACGCTCGAAGCTGGCCCAGATGTTCTACAAGCACCGCCTCGTGCCGCCGGCGGACATCGTCGAGACCGCTTCGTTTCTCGTCACGTTGTCCGTCATGCATGAGCGGCCGGCCGTGGGGTTCCTCGCGCGAAGCGTCGCCCGGCACTTTGCGAAGCAGGGGCAGCTGTGCATCCTGAAGATCAACGTGCCGATCGAGCTTCCGCCGGTGGGCATCATCACGCTGCGGGGGCGTTCGCAGACGCCCGCCAGTCAGCTCCTGATGGAGTGCCTGCGAAAGGTTGCGCCGTCGCGTTAGCGCAGCACCAGCACCGGAATGTGCGAGTGCGTCAGCACATGCAGCGTCTCGCTGCCCATCAGCAGGCGCGCCAGGCTGCGCCGTCCGTGCGAGGCCATCACGATCAGGTCGCACTGCTGGTTCTTTGCGGTCGTGATGATGGCCTCGGCCACCTGGTTCGACTTCATGACGATGGCCTGCGGGTTGCGAACGCCCTTGGCGCCCGCAGTGGCCACGACCTTGTCGACCAGTTGCTGCGCGGCGCGGTCCGTATGCTCCTGAGTGGCCTGGATGTCCCGCTGGCTCAGCATCATCGAGCCTTCGAAGTAGCCGACTGGCTCGATGTGCGCGACGGTGACGCTCACCAGTTCCGCGTTGGTCAACAGGGCCAGGTCGACGGCGGCGTTGACTGCTTGCTCCGACAGCGCGGAGCCGTCGGTTGCGACAAGAACACGCTTGTACATGGCAGGCTCCTTGGCCCCCGGCACCGCGGGTGCCCTCATGTTCAGTCTAGTTCGCGATCGCGGTCATGCAAGGCCCTTCAGTTTTCGCCTCGGCTGCCGATAACCCTCTTGAGGACACAACAGAGGACCCAGATGCTGAATGCCATCAGTGCGACCGGCAGCGCCAGAAGCGGAGGCGACGTCAACGCCGAAATCGCGAAGATCCAGCGCCAGATCACGACGACTCAGAAGCAGATCGCGGAAACGCAGGGTCAGCTGCTCGGCACACCCGAGGGCGATGCACGCGATGCGATCCGGCTGCAGCTCGACGCGCTGGCGGCCCGGCTTGCCATGCTGCAGCAGCAGATGAATGCGCTGCGCACGGCCAGCGTTCAAAAGAGCGCGATGGCTTCGATGGACGAGAGCGACAGCAGCAGTGGCAGCACATCGCAGCGTGTCAGTGCCGGTGGCGCTGGCGGCACTTCGATCGGCAGCATGCTGGACGTGAAGGCCTGACTCAGCCTCCGCGCTCCGGCCACCGGTGCCGCGTGCCCCCCGAGCGCCGGTCCGCCTTCTCCATGACGACGCCCTGCACGAGCAACTGCTCTCCGCGTTGTTCCAGGTGCTGCAGGCAGCGAAGAAAGACATCGAGATCCGCAGGCTCGATGCCTTCGAGCAATTCGGTGTTCAGCCCCGCGATCCGGGGGAACAGCCTGCCGAACAACTGCTGGCCCGAAGCGCTCAGCCGCACGTGCACTTCGCGGCGGTCCTGAGCGTCCTGTCGCCGCACCACCAGCTTCTTGTCGACCAGGCTGCGCAGTCCGCGCGAAGTGCGCACGCGGTCCAGGTGCAGGTGCGTGGCCAGCGTCGACGAAGTCATCTCGCCCTCCTGCGCCAGCGTGGCAATCATTCCCCACTCGCGGCGCGTGATGCCGAAGCCTCCTTCGACCAGGCGGGTTGCCATGCCGTTGCCCGAGCGCATGGCTCGTGCCAGGCGGTACAGCAGCAGGTCGTTCAGGGAACGGGGCGCGCGCAACGCTGCCGCATCGGGAAAAGCTTGTTGCATACGGATGAAAAGTGGGATGGGGAGTGTGGTTCGCCCGCCTCGGAGCACCGGTAGTTGATTAGATCAACTGTTTGCCCATACGTATAAACCGGTAACAAATTTGAACGAACAGAAACATTCTTGGCGCGCGATTTTCGCCGTGAAAACTCGCGCGCGCCCGTTCACGACAACCGCTCGCAGGAGATCCGATGCCCGCATTTCTTTCCAGGCGCAAGCTCATCATGGCGTGGGGCATTGCCCTGGCTGCTTGCGCTCCCATGGTCCACGCCCAGGCGCCCGCCGCGCTGGACGGCGGGCCGATCACCCTCGTGGTCGGCTATGCGCCGGGCGGCAGCACCGACCGCATCGCGCGCCTGATCGCCGAGCGGCTGACGCCCAAGCTCGGCGTTCAGGTGACCGTGGAAAACCGCCCGGGCGAGGGCGGCCGGCTTGCGGCCAAGGAAGTGAAGCGCACCCCCGCTGGGCAGAACGTGCTGATGCTCGGCAACCCCGCCGTGATGGTGGTCGCGCCGCTGGTCTTCAAGGACGCGGGCTACGACCCCGACAAGGACTTCGTGCCCGTGTCGCAGGTCAGCAGCTACGACTTCGCACTCGCGGTCGGCAACAAGCTCCAGCTCGACCGCGCGATGTTTCTCGTCAGCCGGCTATGGGCGCATCCGGAAGAAGCGATTTTCGGCGTGCCCGCCACCGGCAGCCTGCCCCACTTCTTCGGCCTGATGGTGGGCGATGCGCTGAGCGTGCAGCCGCAGATCAAGGGCTACGGCGGCTCGGCGCCGCTGGCGGCCGACCTGAGCGGCGGCAGCCTGCCGATTGCCATCGACACGCTCGATTCGCTCTATCCCCAGCACGTGGCCGGCAAGATCCGCATCTTGGCTACCTCGGGCAAGAAGCGCGCGAGCTTCGCGCCCAACATCCCCATCTTCCGCGAAGCCGGCATGAAGATCGATGCCGACGGCTGGAACACCTTCTTCGCGCCCAGCACCATGCCGCCCGCCAAGGTGCAACTGCTGGCCAACGCGATCCGCGACGTCATGAAAGACCCGGGCCTGCAGAAGGCGGCCGACGCGCTCTACATCACGCCCGTGGTCAGCAATGCGGCCGAGACTGCGCAGATGCTCAAGGCCTTTCGCGCGCAATGGGAGCCCGTTGTACGGCGCTCCGGATTTCAGCCCTGAGACCTTCTTTCGTCAGGCAGCAAGCGCCCGCATCTCCGCAATGAGATCGGCCTTGCCCTCGAAGCCGATGCCCGGCAGCGGCGGCAGCGTGACGTAGCCGTTGTCCACCTTCACGCCATCGGGGAAGCCGCCGTAGGGCTGGAACAGGTCGGGGTAGCTCTCGTTGCCGCCGAGCCCGAGGCCGGCCGCGATGGCTAGCGACATCTGGTGGCCGCCGTGCGGAATGCAGCGCGAGGGTGACCAGCCGTGCGCCTTCAGCATGTCGAGCGTGCGCAGGTACTCCACCAGCCCGTAGCTCAGCGCGCAGTCGAACTGCAGCCAGTCGCGGTCGGGGCGCATGCCGCCGTGGCGGATGAGGTTGCGCGCGTCCTGCATCGAGAACAGGTTCTCGCCCGTGGCCATGGGGCCGGCGTACACCTCGCCGAGTTTGGCCTGCAGTTCGTAGTCGAGCGGATCGCCGGCTTCCTCGTACCAGAACAGCGGGTACTGCGAGAGCGCGCGGCCGTAGTCGACGGCGGTCTTCAGGTCGAAGCGGCCGTTGGCGTCCACCGCCAGCTGCTGGCCGGGGCGGAGGATCTTCAGCACCGACTCGATGCGCTCGCAGTCTTCAGCGAGCGTGGCGCCGCCGATCTTCATCTTCACCACCGAGTAGCCGCGCTCCAGGTAGCTGGTCATCTCGCGCTGCAGCCCATCCACGCCTTTGCCGGGGTAGTAGTAGCCGCCCGCTGCATAGACGAACACGCGCGGGTTCGGCGTGCCGTTGCCGTAGCGCTCGGCCAGCAGCTGGTACAGCGGCTTGCCCGCGATCTTGGCGGTGGCGTCCCACACCGCCATGTCGATGGTGCCCACGGCCACCGAGCGCTCGCCGTGGCCGCCGGGCTTCTCGTTGATCATCATGCGGGCCCAGATCTTGTGCGGATCGAGGTTGTCGCCGGTCTCGTCGAGCAGCGACGCGGGCTCGGCTTCGAGCAGGCGCGGCAGGAAGCGCTCGCGGATCAGCCCGCCCTGGCCGTAGCGGCCGTTTGAATTGAAGCCATAGCCGATGACGGGCTTGCCGTCGCGGATCACGTCGGTGACAACGGCCACGAGGCTCAGGGTCATCTTCGAGAAGTCGATGTAGGCGTTGCGGATGTCCGACTTGATGGGGCGGGTGGATTCGAGGATATTGACGATTTTCATGGTCGGGTTCGGGGGATGGAGAAAGCAAAAGACGTTCAGCGGTGCAGCGACGAGCCGCCGCAGATGGCGACGTCCTGCCCCGTGATGGCCGCCGCCGGTGGCGACAAAAGAAAGCCCACCAGCGCGGCGATTTCCTCGGGCTGTATCAGCCGGCCGATGGGTGGCATGCGCGGTGCGCTGCCCGCGCGGGCCGGGTCCTGCAGCATCGAGGTCTGCGTGGCGCCCGGCGACACCACGTTGACGGTCACGCCCTGAGCCGCGACCTCCGCGGCCCAGCTGCGCGCGAGCGCGATCAGCGCCGCCTTGGTCGCGGCGTACTGGCCACGACCGGGCAGGCCTTGTGCGACGCGACTGCCGACGAACACGACGCGGCCATGGCCGCGCGCGGCCATCGCGGGCACGAGCGCATCGGCCAGCCGCGTGGCCGCGTCGACGTGCAGGCGCCACATCAGCTCGCCGCCCGCGTGGTCGAGCGAGCCCAGCGGGCCGACACGCAGCACGCCGGCCGCGTGCACCAGCGCATCGGCGTCCTGAAGCGCGGCGGCTGTGCGCGCGATGGCATCGGCATCGCACAGGTCGACAGCCACATGCGCGAAGCGCGCGTGAGACGACAACGTGGGCGCTGCCAGGTCGAGTCCGCTCACGCGCCAGCCCGCTTCCAGCAGGTGCGACGCGATGGCACAGCCGATGCCGCCGCTGCTGCCCGTCACCACCGCATGCGGTGCCGTGGCGGCTTCATTCGACATGGATGTTGCCCTCCACGATGATCTTCTTGGAGCGCGCCATGTCGTCGGCCTGGAACTTCACGAAGTCCTCGACGCTGCCCGGCGTCAGCAGCAGGCCCTGCACACCCAGCGTCTCGCGCATGTCGGTGCCCAGCGCCTTGTTGACCTCGGCATTGAGCCGCTGCGTGACGGCGGCCGGCAGCTTCGCCGGCCCCCACAGGCCATACCAGCTGTAGAACTCGTAGCCCGGAATGCTCTCGCTCACCGTGGGCACGTTGGGCAGGCTGGTGGCGCGCGTGGCGGAGGTCACGGCAATCACCTTCAGCATGCCGCTCTTGTGGTACTGCAGCGAGCCGAGGATGGGGTCGATGAAGCCGTCGATCTGCCCGCCGATCAGGTCCTGGAACGCGGGCGCCGTGCCCTTGTACGGCACGATCAGGTAGTCGAGCCCGCCGCCCGCGCGCTTGAGCAGTTCGGTCGACAGGTGGCCCGCCGATCCGATGGAGCCAACCGCGAAGGTCATCTTGCCGGGGTGGGCCTTGGCGTACGCGATGAGCGACTTCACGTCGCTTACCGGCAGGTTCTTGTTGACGGCCACCGACAGCGGCGCCTTGGCGACCAAGGCTACCGGCGTGAAGTCTTTCACCACCTCGTACGGCACGGCCTTCATGGTCATCGGCGCCGTCGTGAAGGTCGATGCGTTGAACAGCAGCGTGTAGCCATCGGCCGGCGCCTTCGACACCACGTCGGCGCCGATGACACCGTTGCCGCCTGCGCGGTTCTCCACGATGAAGCTCTGGCCCGTCTGCTCGCCGAGC
This is a stretch of genomic DNA from Variovorax paradoxus. It encodes these proteins:
- the hpaI gene encoding 4-hydroxy-2-oxoheptanedioate aldolase, whose product is MPAHNPFKAALAANQSQVGLWLSMADPYMAEVSATAGFDWLLIDGEHAPNDLRSTLAALQAVAPHRAQPVVRAVQGDTALIKQLLDIGAKNLLVPMVDTAEQARALVSATRYPPRGIRGVGSAVGRASQWSARTDYLDAADDEVCLLVQAETVQALGNLASICEVDGVHGVFIGPADLAASMGHRGRPGHPEVQAAIEGAMRTIVASGKAAGTLTSDPKLARRYLELGCTFVAVGVDVLLYAGAARKLAADFLGAPVATPVPPESRGAY
- a CDS encoding NAD-dependent succinate-semialdehyde dehydrogenase codes for the protein MPLTLSRPNLQRTANFIAGEWLRSASGRTLDVTDPATGALIAQVPDSNAIDSRAAVDAAHAAFPAWRKTPAKQRAQILKRWNDLVMSHQEDLGRLISREQGKPLAEGHGEVAYAASYIEWFAEEATRANGDVIPAPVPGRRMFALREPVGVVAAITPWNFPAAMIARKIAPALAAGCTVVCKPAEDTPLTSLALVALAAEAGVPPGVLNIVTASREHTPEVVDAWLDDARVRKITFTGSTPVGKHLARRSADTLKKLSLELGGNAPFIVFEDADIEAAVEGLMAAKFRNGGQTCVCPNRVFVHEAVHERFAELLVARVAALRVGPASDAASQIGPMINARAVEKIERHVQDAVARGARVLTGGTRLPELGANYFAPTVLADADATMACACEETFGPVAPLTRFSSEAEVIAQANDTPFGLAAYFYSRDVRRIWRVADALETGIVGINEGALAAEAAPFGGVKDSGYGREGSVHGLDDYLHTKYACQGQLD
- a CDS encoding UxaA family hydrolase; this translates as MNDSPLLRLHPNDNVLVAKSAIALGETIAEFGVRARAQIPAGHKIASRAIAAGEEVKKYDTVIGVASRDLQAGDYVHSHNLTLVDSYRDPAFCQDVRPVDFVPVAERATFMGFERAGGGVGTRNFIGILSSVNCSATVIKRIAAHFTSERMAAFPNVDGVAAFAQTSGCGMSSPSEHFDVLRRTLAGYARHPNLAGVLIVGLGCERNQVDALVDSQGLEAGRLMRTLVMQEVGGTRQTIEAGIRAIEEMLPEANAARRTRVGAHHLKIGLECGGSDGFSAITANPALGAAMDVLVRHGGTAILSETPEIHGVEFMLTRRAATPEVGQKLLDRLAWWERYAAGQNAQFNGVVGHGNQAGGLANIFEKSLGSAMKGGTTPLRAVYEYAEPIDEPGFVFMDSPGYDPVAATGQIASGAQLICFTTGRGSMFGSKPAPTIKLASNTPMFRRLEEDMDINCGVVIDGELSVPELGQQIFEQILRHASGEPTKSETLGLGDHEFVPWHLGIVS
- a CDS encoding tripartite tricarboxylate transporter substrate binding protein; translated protein: MKTPRNMARRQLVLGGLGAAALATAPARALAADYPERPLTFICPWPAGGTADRSMRIICQIAARELGQPIALENRAGASGMIGTKALASARPDGYTIGQIPISVTRFSQIGTVQLDPLKDLTYLARTSGQTFGIAVPARSPFKSLRDAVAQAKAHPGTITYAHAGIGGATHVGMEQFAQAAGVKFNAIAYKGGSAALQDVLGEQVDMLADSSSWAPHVESGKLRLLATWGEARTPRFKDTPTLKELGFDVVVEAPNGIGAPKGLPPAVEKRLRDAFRTAVNSEEFRKVAESIDAPVMYQDGPDYQKYVQTVYRQETDLIRKLNLKELMEKG
- a CDS encoding LysR substrate-binding domain-containing protein — its product is MSQIDRVLRSNLKLRHLQLLVALDEFRHLGRVSEFLSITQPAVSKMLAEIERMFDLKLFTRSTRGTEPTPFGVTVVRFARSVLADYQRTRDEIDAVASGGAGRTSVGAMVVATPSLLVKAIQQLKKQSALTTVMVEEGDLTRLLPRLRVGELDLIVGRLEPGYASPDLETEALYTEPMCIVVSPGHPLAQAARPSWKMLAELPWVVPPPWASSRSKLAQMFYKHRLVPPADIVETASFLVTLSVMHERPAVGFLARSVARHFAKQGQLCILKINVPIELPPVGIITLRGRSQTPASQLLMECLRKVAPSR
- a CDS encoding universal stress protein produces the protein MYKRVLVATDGSALSEQAVNAAVDLALLTNAELVSVTVAHIEPVGYFEGSMMLSQRDIQATQEHTDRAAQQLVDKVVATAGAKGVRNPQAIVMKSNQVAEAIITTAKNQQCDLIVMASHGRRSLARLLMGSETLHVLTHSHIPVLVLR
- a CDS encoding FlxA-like family protein is translated as MLNAISATGSARSGGDVNAEIAKIQRQITTTQKQIAETQGQLLGTPEGDARDAIRLQLDALAARLAMLQQQMNALRTASVQKSAMASMDESDSSSGSTSQRVSAGGAGGTSIGSMLDVKA
- a CDS encoding MarR family winged helix-turn-helix transcriptional regulator, which gives rise to MQQAFPDAAALRAPRSLNDLLLYRLARAMRSGNGMATRLVEGGFGITRREWGMIATLAQEGEMTSSTLATHLHLDRVRTSRGLRSLVDKKLVVRRQDAQDRREVHVRLSASGQQLFGRLFPRIAGLNTELLEGIEPADLDVFLRCLQHLEQRGEQLLVQGVVMEKADRRSGGTRHRWPERGG
- a CDS encoding tripartite tricarboxylate transporter substrate-binding protein; this translates as MPAFLSRRKLIMAWGIALAACAPMVHAQAPAALDGGPITLVVGYAPGGSTDRIARLIAERLTPKLGVQVTVENRPGEGGRLAAKEVKRTPAGQNVLMLGNPAVMVVAPLVFKDAGYDPDKDFVPVSQVSSYDFALAVGNKLQLDRAMFLVSRLWAHPEEAIFGVPATGSLPHFFGLMVGDALSVQPQIKGYGGSAPLAADLSGGSLPIAIDTLDSLYPQHVAGKIRILATSGKKRASFAPNIPIFREAGMKIDADGWNTFFAPSTMPPAKVQLLANAIRDVMKDPGLQKAADALYITPVVSNAAETAQMLKAFRAQWEPVVRRSGFQP
- a CDS encoding mandelate racemase/muconate lactonizing enzyme family protein, yielding MKIVNILESTRPIKSDIRNAYIDFSKMTLSLVAVVTDVIRDGKPVIGYGFNSNGRYGQGGLIRERFLPRLLEAEPASLLDETGDNLDPHKIWARMMINEKPGGHGERSVAVGTIDMAVWDATAKIAGKPLYQLLAERYGNGTPNPRVFVYAAGGYYYPGKGVDGLQREMTSYLERGYSVVKMKIGGATLAEDCERIESVLKILRPGQQLAVDANGRFDLKTAVDYGRALSQYPLFWYEEAGDPLDYELQAKLGEVYAGPMATGENLFSMQDARNLIRHGGMRPDRDWLQFDCALSYGLVEYLRTLDMLKAHGWSPSRCIPHGGHQMSLAIAAGLGLGGNESYPDLFQPYGGFPDGVKVDNGYVTLPPLPGIGFEGKADLIAEMRALAA
- a CDS encoding SDR family NAD(P)-dependent oxidoreductase produces the protein MSNEAATAPHAVVTGSSGGIGCAIASHLLEAGWRVSGLDLAAPTLSSHARFAHVAVDLCDADAIARTAAALQDADALVHAAGVLRVGPLGSLDHAGGELMWRLHVDAATRLADALVPAMAARGHGRVVFVGSRVAQGLPGRGQYAATKAALIALARSWAAEVAAQGVTVNVVSPGATQTSMLQDPARAGSAPRMPPIGRLIQPEEIAALVGFLLSPPAAAITGQDVAICGGSSLHR
- a CDS encoding Bug family tripartite tricarboxylate transporter substrate binding protein, whose amino-acid sequence is MQRNHFLRATLAALALAAVSATGFAQTWPSRPVRMVIPFPPGGTLDTIGRLLAQKLGEQTGQSFIVENRAGGNGVIGADVVSKAPADGYTLLFNASTFTTAPMTMKAVPYEVVKDFTPVALVAKAPLSVAVNKNLPVSDVKSLIAYAKAHPGKMTFAVGSIGSAGHLSTELLKRAGGGLDYLIVPYKGTAPAFQDLIGGQIDGFIDPILGSLQYHKSGMLKVIAVTSATRATSLPNVPTVSESIPGYEFYSWYGLWGPAKLPAAVTQRLNAEVNKALGTDMRETLGVQGLLLTPGSVEDFVKFQADDMARSKKIIVEGNIHVE